A segment of the Thermococcus sp. genome:
CTGAGCGAGCCGACGTTGCTCTACAACACACGGACTGAGAGGGCCATCCTTGAGATAGTGATGGAGAAATTGAACTCCAACAACATCCTCGTCCCATCAAAGTATGGGCTCAGGGACACCAGCGGAAGGATAAAGGATGCTGAGGTCTTGGTTGCAGTCGCCCTGCTTGGGAAGTTCACATCCCTCGTCGGCAGGGAGGTTAAGATGGCACGGGAGCTGAACAAGAGAATCTACACGATGGAGGTAGGACGTGAGGGGGATGAGCTGGTGTACCTCTGGGAGGATCGGGTACCCGAGGACGTGGAGTGGCTCGACCCGGATGAAACGATGGACTTCACCAAGTCCTTTGTGAACAGTGAGTTCTCGGATGTTCTGAGGAGGGGCATTTTTGTGGGCAGCAGAAAAAGGGGATGGTAAAGAAATGGCAGTTCAGGCCTTTCTCTCTCCGATGTAGTCACATATGGCCTTGGCAGCCTTCTTCCCATCGCCCATGGCGAGGATGACGGTAGCCTCACCCCTGATAGCATCACCACCCGCGAAAACACCCGGAATACTCGTCATCAGGTTCCCATCGACCACCAGGGTTCCGTTGGGGTTCGTTTTTAGGCGCTTCTCCTCGGTGATGATCTTGTTGGGCTCAAGGCCGATGGCTATGATCACTGTTTCGGCTTCGAGCGTCACGTACTCGCCTGTTCCGACTATCTTCCTCTTTCCGCGCTTGTCCCTCTCGTCCAGAGCCTTCATCCTCTCGAACTTAACGGCCTTGACCATGCCGTCCTCATCACCGATGAACTCCACCGGATTGAGGAAGAACTCGAACTTAACGCCCTCTTCCTCAGCGTGTCCAATCTCCTCGATACGTGCCGTCATGTCCTCCCTTCCACGGCGATATGCGATCGTGACCTCCGCTCCCAGCCGGAGGGCCGAGCGCGCGGCATCCATTGCGGTGTTTCCGGCACCGATGACTATGACCTTCTTTCCGACGGCTACAGGGGTGTCGTACTCCGGGAACTCATAGGCCTTCATGAGGTTAACGCGCGTGAGGAACTCATTGGCGCTGTATATCCTTCCGAGCAGTATCCCGGGGATGTTGAGGAGCTTCGGCGTCCCTGCCCCGGTTCCGATGAAGACCGCATCGTACTCCTTCAGGAGCCCCTCAAGGGTAACCGTTCTACCGACGACGTGGTCAGTTGCTATTCTGACCCCGAGCCTGCGCAGCTTTGCTATCTCCTTGTCGAGTATCTCTTTGGGGAGTCTGAATTCGGGGATTCCGTAGATGAGTACTCCTCCGGGCTTGTGCAGGGCCTCAAAAACCGTGACATCGTAACCCATCTTAGCGAGTTCACCTGCACAGGTCAGTCCCGCCGGCCCTGCACCAACTATGGCAACCTTTCCTTTTCCGCATTCTCTCTCTGAGGCGATCTCCTCCAGGAGCTCATCCTCTATTCCATGCTTCCTTGCGTAGTCGGCCACGAAGCGTTCGAGTTTTCCAATGTTAACCGCGGTCCCAACCTTACCAACAACACAAACACCCTCACACTGATCCTCCTGTGGGCAGACCCTGCCTGTAACGGCTGGGAGGGTGTTGTCGTTCCAGATTATCCGGAGGGCCTCTTTGATGTCCCCCTCCTTTATCTTGGCTATGAAGGCGGGGATGTTGATGTGGACGGGGCAGCCTTTTATGCACGGCGCGTACTCGGGCGGGCACTGGAGACATCTCTCCGCCTCCTGTTTGGCCAACTCGAACGTGTAGCCGAGGTTGACTTCAACGAAGCTCTTGACCCTCTCCTGGGCCGGCCTCTCCGGCGTCGGAATCCTCTCCTTGATAAGCTTCGGCATTCAAATCACCCCCTTCTTCCGGAGTTCTTCAAGATAGCGTTCCTTTGCCAGCTTTTCCTGTTCAAGGAAGCGGTTGGCCCGTTTCAGCACGTCTTCCCAGTCGACCTTGTGAGCGTCGAACATGGGACCGTCCCTGCATGCGAACTTGACCTCACCATCGTAGAGTATCCTGCAGGAACCACACATCCCTGTGCCGTCCACCATTATCTGCCTGACCGTCGTTATCGTCGGAATCCCGTACGGTCTTGTGAGTTCGGCGAGCTTTGCGAGGGTTCCGAGTTTTCCACCGGCGAAGATTATGTCGATCCTGTCCTTCTCGATCAGGTCCTTCACGATGTCGAGGTAGTTCCCCTTCATCCCGATGCTTCCATCGTCCGTGGTTAAGTAGTGCTCATCGGCGACAGGTTTTGCAAGGAACTCCTCGGGATAAACGTTCTGAGCGTTTTCAAAGCTCTGGATTGAGATCGTGTAATTCCCAGCCTCTTTCATGGCCTTCAGCGTTGCGTAGTTCTCCGCCTGCCCGCAGACCGCGTCGGAGGCAAAGACAACGGTTCCGTAGTTCTTCACCCTTATCGGCTTCCCCAGCGGCCCCGTCATGCTGTAAAGCTCATCACCGACCTTGAACTCGTAGTAAAGCTGCAGGCTGGTTTTTCCAAGCTTCCTAATGAACATTCCTATCTTTCCGTTCTCCGCCTTGTACACGGACATTGGAACCCTCTCGCCCCTTTCGTTGGTTATAAACACCACGAATTGACCGGGTTTCCATGCTTTTGCTACGTGCGGCGCTTCAACCTCAACAAAATAATCTATAGGACTCAGGTCCTGTTTGTCAGTGATCCGATACATAGATGCACCACCCCGGACACATGTCCAGTATTGTCCACCAAATGTTCTGAACTTGGGGTTTATAGGGGTTTTTAAAACCAAAGGTGTAAAACTTCTCTCGCCCCCCTCCACCAATCGGGAAAGCCTTTTTAGGATGCCCCCGACCTTTCTTCGGTGATGGTGGTGGTTAAGATACCGAAAAGTCACCCGCGCTACTGGAGTCTCTACTACAGGGAAAGGATCATTGAGGGCATGGAAAAAGGAATGACCGCGAAAGCCGGACTGATCGCCCACGGGCGCGGCGAGGCCTTTGATTATCTCATAGGTGAAAGAACGATAGAACCGGCGAAGAAGGCTATGAAAGCTGCGGTTGCGAAGCTCCTCCTTGCGAAACACCCCGTGGTCTCCGTGAACGGCAACGTGGCCGCCCTCGTCCCTAGAGAAACGATAGAGCTTGCGAAGGCCTTAAACGCAAAACTTGAGGTGAACCTCTTCTATCGCACCGAGGATCGCGTTAAGGCCATCGCCGATGAGCTCAGGAGATACGATCCCGAGATTGAAATCCTGGGTGTGAACCCGACGAAGAGAATCCCGGGCCTTGAGCACGAGCGCGGGAGGGTTGATGAGAAAGGTATATGGAAGGCTGATGTCGTCGTCGTTCCGCTGGAGGACGGCGACAGGACCGAGGCGCTCGTGAGGATGGGCAAATTCGTGATAACCGTTGACCTCAACCCCCTATCCCGGAGCGCGAGGATGGCGGACATAACGATAGTGGACAATATAGTCCGGGCATACCCAAGAATGACTGAGCTGACCAGGGAGATGAAGGACTACAGCAGGGACGAGCTTCTCGGGATAGTGCAGGGGTACGACAATGGAAATGTCTTGAGCGGTGTCCTGGACCATATGCGGAACAGACTAACCAGACTTTCTGAAGGCGGTGTCTGGCGGAAGAAAGAACTGGATTAAAGTTTCCTCTCACTTTTTTCAACGAGCTTCCTGAGTCCCGTCACCAGTTCTCCCTCGCTCCCAGCATGGGACACGATCAGGGGCACCCTCTCACGTTCGGCCAGCTTGACCGCAAGCTCATCTAACTTCTTGACCCCATGGAGAACAACAACGGCCGGTTTGAGCCCCTGAACGCGAACCGCTATCATCGGGCTTCTGCCGGTTGTTACCTTCGTGAAGATAAGCGCCCTCTCCGTTGTCCAGCCGTAGAGCTTGAGGAACTCCTCCGCGGACATCTCGAGGATGGCCTGGATACTGTCCACAACGGTGTACCCGTAGATCCTTCTGTCGAGCAGATGGAGGTTGGCAACCACCTCGCCGTTAACGGCGCTCACTAGGTCCTTTATTGTGACCGGGAGCGCGAACTCCCTGATGTCGAGGATGGCATTGGTGGGAAGCTCACTACCTATCGTCTTGCTGAAGGCTTTGATGACGTTCCCTCCCCTCCTCTCGTCCAGCTCCAGAAGGGCCTCTACGAACTTTCTGATGGTTGAGGCGCCGGGACTTTTCCTCCTGCCTCCCTCGTAGTCGCTTATAACTGAGGAAGAAACGCCCAGGTATTCGGCCAGTTCCGTCTGACTGATGCCGAATATCTCACGCCATTTCCTCATGGTCTTCCCGGGGTCGGAGGAGAGCGTAACTTCGCCTGCTATCCTCTTGGCCAGGGCTTCTTTCTCCTTTTCAAGCATGTTTTAGTGGTGTTCGTCAATCATTATAAATCTTTCGGCAATTGCCTAACAGGTTTCGTGGATATTCTGACAACGGGACGTCCCTCAGGCCGGTCAGGATCACGTTCAGTACTTCCTAGGCCTCATGAGAAACGGGGTTAAAGTGGCGGCGGGCGCGC
Coding sequences within it:
- a CDS encoding 4-phosphopantoate--beta-alanine ligase; amino-acid sequence: MVKIPKSHPRYWSLYYRERIIEGMEKGMTAKAGLIAHGRGEAFDYLIGERTIEPAKKAMKAAVAKLLLAKHPVVSVNGNVAALVPRETIELAKALNAKLEVNLFYRTEDRVKAIADELRRYDPEIEILGVNPTKRIPGLEHERGRVDEKGIWKADVVVVPLEDGDRTEALVRMGKFVITVDLNPLSRSARMADITIVDNIVRAYPRMTELTREMKDYSRDELLGIVQGYDNGNVLSGVLDHMRNRLTRLSEGGVWRKKELD
- a CDS encoding sulfide/dihydroorotate dehydrogenase-like FAD/NAD-binding protein encodes the protein MYRITDKQDLSPIDYFVEVEAPHVAKAWKPGQFVVFITNERGERVPMSVYKAENGKIGMFIRKLGKTSLQLYYEFKVGDELYSMTGPLGKPIRVKNYGTVVFASDAVCGQAENYATLKAMKEAGNYTISIQSFENAQNVYPEEFLAKPVADEHYLTTDDGSIGMKGNYLDIVKDLIEKDRIDIIFAGGKLGTLAKLAELTRPYGIPTITTVRQIMVDGTGMCGSCRILYDGEVKFACRDGPMFDAHKVDWEDVLKRANRFLEQEKLAKERYLEELRKKGVI
- the gltA gene encoding NADPH-dependent glutamate synthase; the encoded protein is MPKLIKERIPTPERPAQERVKSFVEVNLGYTFELAKQEAERCLQCPPEYAPCIKGCPVHINIPAFIAKIKEGDIKEALRIIWNDNTLPAVTGRVCPQEDQCEGVCVVGKVGTAVNIGKLERFVADYARKHGIEDELLEEIASERECGKGKVAIVGAGPAGLTCAGELAKMGYDVTVFEALHKPGGVLIYGIPEFRLPKEILDKEIAKLRRLGVRIATDHVVGRTVTLEGLLKEYDAVFIGTGAGTPKLLNIPGILLGRIYSANEFLTRVNLMKAYEFPEYDTPVAVGKKVIVIGAGNTAMDAARSALRLGAEVTIAYRRGREDMTARIEEIGHAEEEGVKFEFFLNPVEFIGDEDGMVKAVKFERMKALDERDKRGKRKIVGTGEYVTLEAETVIIAIGLEPNKIITEEKRLKTNPNGTLVVDGNLMTSIPGVFAGGDAIRGEATVILAMGDGKKAAKAICDYIGERKA
- a CDS encoding helix-turn-helix domain-containing protein, which produces MLEKEKEALAKRIAGEVTLSSDPGKTMRKWREIFGISQTELAEYLGVSSSVISDYEGGRRKSPGASTIRKFVEALLELDERRGGNVIKAFSKTIGSELPTNAILDIREFALPVTIKDLVSAVNGEVVANLHLLDRRIYGYTVVDSIQAILEMSAEEFLKLYGWTTERALIFTKVTTGRSPMIAVRVQGLKPAVVVLHGVKKLDELAVKLAERERVPLIVSHAGSEGELVTGLRKLVEKSERKL